The Podospora pseudopauciseta strain CBS 411.78 chromosome 7 map unlocalized CBS411.78m_7.2, whole genome shotgun sequence genome contains a region encoding:
- a CDS encoding uncharacterized protein (CAZy:GH43; EggNog:ENOG503NXQZ; COG:G): protein MRLLLLSLGATIASLASASLQIVPGGTWTTPNGEHLQAHGAGLIVDNGTYYMIGEDKSGGHSFSNVNCYSSTDLVQWTLVGALLTRQASGDLGPNRVVERPKVIYNDRTRKYVLWMHMDSSNYGEARVAVATGDSVCGRYQYIRSFQPLGRESRDMGLFKDDDGKGYLLTEDRKHGLRIVALSDDYLTPTTDVFSWRLEGGNRVEAPAMIKLGRTYFMFASMMTGWDANENQYSTSTSLSGGWSAWRKFADSGSKTYNSQTTYILKTSESSAIYLGDRWMKDNLMASTYIWLPLSISGTAVTMKNFVSWVPGSPGFSAWQNPPAETSYEGEKAVYGGKARNVDCSTCSGKVTAGYIGGPDRGSVTFNNIRSDIDGLTTIRIKFLNGDSSPRYANVRVNGDGGRKIAFLPAKGDPASSTLHANLRRGSSNTIVIEGFGNGWGPDVDRLMVPVQ, encoded by the exons ATGCGTCTCCTGCTTCTTTCTTTGGGCGCGACGATTGCGTCTCTCGCCTCGGCCTCATTGCAGATTGTTCCGGGTGGCACATGGACTACACCAAATGGCGAGCATCTTCAAGCTCACGGGGCTGGTCTCATTGTTGACAATGGCACATACTACATGATTGGAGAGGACAAGAGCGGGGGACACTCATTCTCCAACGTCAACTGCTACTCCTCCACTGACCTGGTGCAATGGACGCTCGTCGGTGCTCTTCTGACACGGCAAGCATCCGGTGACCTCGGTCCAAATCGTGTTGTTGAAAGACCAAAGGTAATCTACAATGACCGCACTCGAAAGTATGTGCTCTGGATGCACATGGACAGCAGCAATTACGGTGAAGCCAGAGTCGCCGTTGCCACTGGAGACTCGGTCTGTGGGAGGTACCAATATATCAGGAGTTTCCAACCACTTGGACGAGAAAGCAGAGACATGGGTCTTTTCAAGGATGACGATGGCAAAGGGTACCTGTTAACCGAAGAT AGGAAACATGGACTTCGAATCGTCGCACTTTCCGATGACTATCTTACTCCCACGACGGACGTATTTTCCTGGCGCCTGGAGGGTGGAAATCGAGTGGAAGCTCCTGCGATGATCAAACTTGGACGAACCTACTTCATGTTTGCTTCAATGATGACGGGATGGGACGCCAACGAGAACCAGTactccacctccacctctctGTCTGGCGGCTGGTCTGCGTGGAGAAAGTTTGCCGATAGCGGATCCAAGACCTACAATTCCCAGACGACATACATTCTCAAGACAAGCGAGTCTAGTGCCATCTACCTCGGCGATCGGTGGATGAAAGACAACTTGATGGCGAGCACGTATATCTGGCTCCCACTGAGTATCAGCGGAACTGCCGTTACCATGAAGAACTTTGTTAGCTGGGTCCCCGGCTCACCTGGATTCTCCGCATGGCAAAATCCTCCTGCAGAAACATCATAcgaaggagaaaaggcagtgTATGGCGGAAAAGCAAGGAATGTAGATTGCTCGACCTGTTCCGGCAAAGTGACGGCTGGATACATTGGCGGCCCAGACCGGGGTAGCGTCACATTCAACAACATTCGCAGCGACATCGACGGCTTGACTACAATTCGGATCAAGTTCCTCAACGGAGACAGCAGCCCGCGGTATGCCAACGTTCGGGTTAATGGCGACGGGGGGAGAAAGATTGCCTTCCTACCAGCAAAGGGAGACCCGGCTTCTAGTACCCTTCACGCCAACTTGAGACGCGGTTCGAGTAACACAATTGTCATTGAGGGATTTGGGAATGGCTGGGGACCAGATGTGGATCGGTTGATGGTTCCAGTGCAGTAG